AAGAAATACCACAAAATTATTCTTGATCCCGTGACTCTTTGGATCGGCAAGGATTCCCAATTACAAGACGTTTCCGCCGAAGATCGTCAACGGATGGCGGATCTCTTCTGGGTCAAATTACATGAAGCCTTAAAAACCGATTATGAAATCGTGACCTCACCCGGTCCGGATGTTATGCGTATTCAGGCCGCTATCACGGAAGCCGAAACCTCCAATCCCGTCTTAGATACGGTTTCAAGCATCGTTCCTCAGCTGAGAGTTTTAACCGGAATAAAAGGTTTCGCGACAGGCGTGTCCGGATTTACCGGTTCGGCGAGTGTGGAGTTGAAAGTCACAGATTCCTCGGACAAGACGCTGTTGGCCGCTGCGGTGGATCGCAGGGGAGGGACGAAAAGTCTGAGCGGAGTCACCAATTCGTGGAACGACGTCGAGGAAGCCTACCGGTATTGGGCGGAAAAAGTACGCTGGCGGGCATGTATGCTTCGAGGTGAAGAAAATTGTGTGGAGCCTGAGGCCTAATGGCCCGGCTTCCCCAGCATGGTTCGGTCGAATCATCGATGTGTTCACAAAAAAGGAGATGCGTATGAGAGTTGTGCCCTGGTGGTCGAGTTGCGTGATCCTTGCATTGACATCCTGTGGTGGAGGGAATCTCCAGCAAATGGATGCTACACCTTATGCTGAAATGATCGAACGTCCTAACGGCGAGTGTCCGCACTCAAAGGTTGAACAAGGTATTGTCAACAAGCATCCGGAGGCGACGGTCATGGTGACCGTTTCCGAGATTACTGGAGACAAGGTGATCACGACTTCCCAAATACCTGTGAAAGGTGGTGAAACCGTGTATATCGGGTGCGCCGTCCTGCCGTCGGGCCAGGATGCCGCTCGTAAGATTCTCAACGTCCAATTTGAATAAGCGATTTCAGGGCCATGTCGGAAGCGTGGCCCTGGACTTCTTCTGCAATGCATCCATCGGATAACGAGGATTGATGAAAGTATGTTTTTGGTGAAAGTCCGATTTCATATCCTGTGTCTACTCCTGGTAGGAACATTACTCCTGCCTGTAATGGCTCAAGCCGGAGGGCTCTTCCTGACTGAAATTGGCACTCCCGACGTGGGACTTGCCGGAGCGGGATGGGCGGCCCGCGCACAGGATGCGTCAACCTTATTTAAGAATCCCGCCGGCATGTCCCTCTTGGAGGGGGCTCAATTTCAGGGTGGCGCCCAACTCTTATATGGCGATGTTGGATTCACCTCCGACGGCAAATCTACCCCGTCCGGCGGGGGAGGCGGGAATCCTATCGATGTGTTTCCCGGAGCCAGCGGGTTTTATGTGCATCCCCTTGGAGATGATTGGAGAGTGGGCTTTGGCATCTTTTCCAATTTCGGTCTGGGATTAAAATATAAGGGAGAATGGGTTGGGCGCTACTATGTCAAGGATGCGCTGCTGGCCGGAGTCAGTTTTATGCCCACCGCCAGCTATCGGGTGAATGAATACCTGTCTGTCGGCGGAGGGGTCAACGTGATGCTGGGCGCCGTCAAACAAACCGTTGGTATCAACAATCTCGGGAGTGCCAATGACGGTCAAATGCAAATCAAAGATCAGGCGGTCGGGGTGGGAGGCAATATCGGTATTATGTTCACGCCGATCCGAGGGACACGTTTCGGCCTCACGTATCAATCGCCCATTGATTTGAATTTTTCCGATAAGCCGAAATTTTCAAATCTTGGTCCCATCGGCACCACCTTGCAGAATAACGGTCTGCTGAACAAGAAGCTCGATGTGGGTATTACCGTCCCCCAATCGCTGATGTTCAGCGCCTACCACGACCTGACGGGGGCATGGTCCATCATGGGTGACTTTGGATGGCAGGACTGGTCGGAATTCGGGAAGGTGGATATCGGCGTGGATACAGCCAACGCCACAAACCTTACCGCCAATCTGAACTACCAGGATACCTGGCATGTGGCATTTGGAACCCAATATCGCTTGAACCCCGCATGGGTGGTCTCGACCGGGTTTGCCTACGATAGTTCCATGGTGAAGGATAAAAATCGTACACTCAGTATGCCCGTTGGCGAAACCTACAAATTCGGGCTGGGAGCCCTCTGGCAAACGACGCGCACTCTCAATCTTGGTTTTTCCTATGAACTGACCTGGATAGGAGATATGCCGGTTGATCAAAATCGTGGACCGCTTTCCGGCCAAGTATCCGGGAACTTTAAGGATTCCGCGATGCACTTTTTTGCCTTGACCGTCACCTGGGGAGAAGGGGTGAAGATGGGGCCAGGAGGAGCCTAAGGCCAGCGTCGTTTTCGAAGGCGCCCCGACAGCAGGGCGCGCGGGTGGACCGTTGGTTCATATGTGATCCCTTCCTCCTGCACGACGATCATGACAACATGAGGCAATCATTTTCTCCAACTATTCGCTTTGGCATTGGGTGAAGGGTTCGAGAAGCGGCGCTACCTGAAACATCGTGTGAATAGGAATGGCAATCCCGCCAGGGATCCGGGTTTCTTTCGAATCCTCCCTCAACAGTCGATCTCCCCCTGTACATCGGTACCATTTTCTGCTCTGTCGTCGATGAACGTTCCATCACCCCAAAGACTCATTTTCGTAAGGTGATTAACAGACGAGCACACTAGTGGTGGGTCTCGGACTCTATGAGAGCCGGGACCATGGTCATAAAAATTGAAACCCGCCCGGGCACCAAAACCTGCGCCGGTCACACGGCCATTCAAAAAGTCTCCCTAAGACGCACGCTGTGCTCAAACCAGAGCCGGGATGGCTCATTTCGCACAAAACATTCTGCACATATCAGTATCAAAAAAAGGTGTGTTGAAAGAAGCATGAGTCGAATGTGAGTAAACATGGCTGATGGTGCCCAATTCAGGTTTGAAGATTTTCTCGTTTTCTCTGTGAAATCGGTTTATTGCAAAAGGTCATGAAAGGTGAATGAGATTAGCCATTTTCGCTATCCCTTGGATATAGTGGGAGTCGTGAATAGGACCGTGAAAAAATACATGGACCTGAACAATAGAAAATCAACCCTGAGGAGATAAGATGACAGATCGTCCATACGCCCGTATTGTGTTTATCCTGCTTCTCACGATCATCGTGGGTGGTTGTGCCCTCTATGCCGGGATGCAGCTGGATCAACAATTCGGGCCTTCCTCGCCGCAAAACCGGCTGACGAACACAACCGAGGTGACAACCGTCAGTTATCGGCAGGATGTGAAACCGATTCTTGAGGCCCGATGTATCGTCTGTCATGGATGTTACGATGCCCCATGTCAACTCAATCTCAGTGCCCATGAAGGGATTGAACGCGGTGCCAACAAAGAACTGATTTATAACCCCGGTCGATTATTGGCCATGGAACCCACCCGGCTTTTTGTCGATGCGCATTCACCCTCCGAATGGCGGGAGAAGCAGTTTTTTCCGGTGTTGAACGAACGGGTGCAGACAAAAGAGGCCAATCTCCAAGCGAGCCTGATGGCGAAGATGTTGCTCCTGAAGCGACAGCACCCGCTTCCCGCTGTCAGCCCGCTCCCCCCCAGTTTTGATTTTGGCATCGAGCGGCCTCAATATTGCCCGACGCTTCCGGAGTTTGACGCGTTCGCGCGGGACAATCCCTTATGGGGGATGCCCTTTGGATTACCCGGTTTAGGCGATGAGGAACATGCCACATTGATGAAGTGGTTGGAGGAGGGCGCCGACGATGAAGCACCAGCTCCGGTGACCGCAGGTGTCCTGTCAAACATTTCGGAGTGGGAAACGTTTTTGAATGGCCAGACACCGAAAGAACAATTAATGAGCCGGTATCTCTACGAGCATCTCTTCCTGGCCCATCTTTATTTTGATGACCTCACCCCCAAGCAGTTCTTTCGTCTCGTACGATCCACAACCCCTCCAGGTGAAGGCATTGATCTCATTGCCACCAGACGGCCTTATGATGACCCGAAAGTGGATCGTTTTTTTTATCGCTTTGAGCCGGTCCAGACCACGATTTTGGCCAAAACCCACATGCCGTATGCGCTCAATCCCGACCGGATGTCCCGGTATCGCACCCTCTTTTTAGAACCGGCCTATGGGGTGCCGACCTTGCCGTCTTATGCCCCGGAGACGTCGGCCAATCCTTTTGAAACCTTCAAATTGATTCCGGTGAAATCCAGGTATCAGTTTCTGCTCGATGAAGCCCAGTTTACCCTGATGAATTTCATCAAGGGACCTGTCTGCCGGGGACAGGTGGCGCTCAATGTAATTAATGAGCGGTTCTGGATAGTTTTTTCAAACCCCAATAGCACGACCATTGCTCAGGGGGCCCAATTCCTTGAAAAAGAAGCGAAGAATCTTCAGATGCCCATCGTCGAGCAGAGCAACGCCACACCCCTGGGGACCTGGCTGAAATATTCTCAATTAGAAAAGAACTATGTGGCCGGCAAAATTAAGTTTATCCAGCAACATGTCTCGACACCGGAAGCCATTTCACTCGACCTGCTTTGGGATGGCGATGGGCAGAATGACAATGCGGCTCTCACCGTGTTTCGACATCTGGATAATGCGACCGTCGTGAAAGGGTTTGTCGGCGAGGAGCCCAAGACGATGGTGTTACTGGGGTATCCCTTGCTTGAGCGGATTCATTATCTGTTGGTTGCAGGGTATGACGTGTATGGCAATATCGGTCACCAGTT
This region of Nitrospira sp. MA-1 genomic DNA includes:
- a CDS encoding fatty acid cis/trans isomerase produces the protein MTDRPYARIVFILLLTIIVGGCALYAGMQLDQQFGPSSPQNRLTNTTEVTTVSYRQDVKPILEARCIVCHGCYDAPCQLNLSAHEGIERGANKELIYNPGRLLAMEPTRLFVDAHSPSEWREKQFFPVLNERVQTKEANLQASLMAKMLLLKRQHPLPAVSPLPPSFDFGIERPQYCPTLPEFDAFARDNPLWGMPFGLPGLGDEEHATLMKWLEEGADDEAPAPVTAGVLSNISEWETFLNGQTPKEQLMSRYLYEHLFLAHLYFDDLTPKQFFRLVRSTTPPGEGIDLIATRRPYDDPKVDRFFYRFEPVQTTILAKTHMPYALNPDRMSRYRTLFLEPAYGVPTLPSYAPETSANPFETFKLIPVKSRYQFLLDEAQFTLMNFIKGPVCRGQVALNVINERFWIVFSNPNSTTIAQGAQFLEKEAKNLQMPIVEQSNATPLGTWLKYSQLEKNYVAGKIKFIQQHVSTPEAISLDLLWDGDGQNDNAALTVFRHLDNATVVKGFVGEEPKTMVLLGYPLLERIHYLLVAGYDVYGNIGHQLNSRLYMDFLRMEGELDFLTLLPERTRTQEWKYWYRDAGDKVEDFGAVYFNSINRQTGIQYRTADHKLELIGMVRERLAPVLHRPYAIEDFGNDHVRQQLKKLSHFQGTAVSWLPQNAILSIGGSQAQVVTLIHDNGMSNVSHLLFEQERRLPEEDTLTVVRGFLGAYPNAFYQVDESTLEEFVSAVEHLGSEEDYQALLNRFGVRRSDPDFWKHSDAIQAAYKNESPVEAGLLDYSRLENR
- a CDS encoding DUF3313 domain-containing protein produces the protein MSPVNIGLVLILLVSLSGCASTQQTRNVEQSGFLGDYSMLKEGKKDETLQIYKNPQADWKKYHKIILDPVTLWIGKDSQLQDVSAEDRQRMADLFWVKLHEALKTDYEIVTSPGPDVMRIQAAITEAETSNPVLDTVSSIVPQLRVLTGIKGFATGVSGFTGSASVELKVTDSSDKTLLAAAVDRRGGTKSLSGVTNSWNDVEEAYRYWAEKVRWRACMLRGEENCVEPEA
- a CDS encoding outer membrane protein transport protein — encoded protein: MFLVKVRFHILCLLLVGTLLLPVMAQAGGLFLTEIGTPDVGLAGAGWAARAQDASTLFKNPAGMSLLEGAQFQGGAQLLYGDVGFTSDGKSTPSGGGGGNPIDVFPGASGFYVHPLGDDWRVGFGIFSNFGLGLKYKGEWVGRYYVKDALLAGVSFMPTASYRVNEYLSVGGGVNVMLGAVKQTVGINNLGSANDGQMQIKDQAVGVGGNIGIMFTPIRGTRFGLTYQSPIDLNFSDKPKFSNLGPIGTTLQNNGLLNKKLDVGITVPQSLMFSAYHDLTGAWSIMGDFGWQDWSEFGKVDIGVDTANATNLTANLNYQDTWHVAFGTQYRLNPAWVVSTGFAYDSSMVKDKNRTLSMPVGETYKFGLGALWQTTRTLNLGFSYELTWIGDMPVDQNRGPLSGQVSGNFKDSAMHFFALTVTWGEGVKMGPGGA